From Penicillium psychrofluorescens genome assembly, chromosome: 1, one genomic window encodes:
- a CDS encoding uncharacterized protein (ID:PFLUO_000277-T1.cds;~source:funannotate), whose protein sequence is MTGPSIQDRTTEFSAILGHAQRRLGTSKVGSQRQALLTDTQRRQANGSPTGAQNEKRARSEFARKAADIGRGITSTTAKLQRLAELAKRKTLFDDRPVEISELTYVIKQDLASLNSQIASLQALTLSQHPKSSRSKTDQEGEHNDNVVVMLQGKLADVGASFKDVLEVRTKNIQASRTRTENFVSSVSSKSQNALDTQRSDSPLYNTSGRRTPQPGYQGNSSDLLTLDPSNPSPLGRPSMQSDQQLLVMEEGQSSNSYVQARGEAIEAIERTISELGGIFGQLAQMVSEQSEMIQRIDANTEDVVDNVQGAQRELMKYWTRVSGNRWLIAKMFGILMIFFLLWVLIS, encoded by the exons ATGACCGGCCCGTCCATTCAGGATCGCACGACGGAGTTCAGCGCCATCTTGGGCCATGCCCAAAGGCGTCTGGGCACGTCGAAAGTTGGCTCGCAGCGCCAGGCATTATTGACAGACACCCAACGGCGCCAGGCCAACGGATCGCCCACCGGTGCACAGAATGAAAAGCGAGCACGGTCCGAGTTCGCGCGCAAGGCGGCCGACATTGGACGGGGGAtcacatccaccaccgcGAAGCTGCAGCGGTTGGCCGAAT TGGCCAAGCGCAAAACCCTATTTGACGATCGACCCGTTGAGATCTCCGAATTGACCTACGTGATCAAGCAAGATCTCGCCTCGCTAAACTCTCAGATCGCATCGCTGCAGGCGCTCACCTTGTCACAACATCCGAAATCGAGTCGGTCGAAGACAGATCAGGAAGGCGAACATAATGACAACGTTGTTGTCATGCTGCAAGGGAAGCTGGCAGATGTCGGGGCCAGCTTCAAGGATGTTCTCGAGGTCCGGACGAAGAACATCCAAGCATCGCGCACCAGAACGGAGAACTTTGTGTCGTCCGTATCGTCCAAGTCGCAAAACGCGCTAGACACGCAACGCTCAGATTCTCCCCTGTATAACACCTCAGGGCGGCGGACGCCCCAACCGGGATACCAAGGCAACTCCTCCGATCTGTTGACACTTGATCCATCCAATCCATCGCCGCTCGGCCGGCCATCGATGCAGTCAGATCAGCAGTTGCTGGTCATGGAGGAGGGACAGTCGAGCAATTCATACGTCCAGGCCCGTGGTGAGGCCATCGAAGCGATTGAACGGACAATCAGCGAACTGGGCGGCATCTTCGGACAGCTGGCACAGATGGTCAGCGAGCAGTCAGAAATGATCCAGCGCATTGACGCCAACACAGAAGATGTGGTGGATAATGTACAAGGGGCTCAACGAGAACTGATGAAGTATTGGACTCGCGTGTCCGGGAATCGCTGGTTGATCGCCAAGATGTTTGGGATTCTTATG attttcttccttctctggGTGTTGATCTCGTGA